The sequence GCGGCGGCTTAGGCGGACTCTTTGGTGGAGCAGGAGCAGGCGACAATTCAATGTTCTTTATCCTTATCATCATTATGATGTTATTTGGCGGCGGCTTAGGAACTGGTTTCGGCGTTTGCTAAAAATTACTTAGAAAAAATCCCTATTCATTTAGGGATTTTTTTTTACATATATTTTTACATAAAAAAATAGGAAAGTTATTTTCTTATTAGAAAAACTTTCCTATTAATGCTTTATTTAATTCCCATCAACATAAACATAAGTAATAAGGGTAAAATATTATGACTTCCAATAGCTGATGTACTGTTTACGCGCCCCTGGCAATCCTTATCTATTTCATAAACGGTATTGCCTTCAATAATCAATGTATCTAAATCTTCTTTTACTGCTTCTTTTTTCTTCTCTTGAGATTTAATTTGAGTTTGTTGAACATCATTTAAAATACCAGTTATTGCTTTGATTTCCCCCATCATATTGGTGAATTTATCAATTTCACCTCTACTGTTTTCAGGCATAAAAGCTTTCATTGCATTTAGCAAGTTAATTTCTTTCATAGATTCTTGCATGCTTTTTTCTTTATACATATTAACAGTTTCTTTAATGCCGTTTAAAAACTTTTCTTGTGTTACTTTATTAATGTTTGATACGATTTCATTAAAAAAATCTGACATATCCACTTGCCCACTCATAATATTAACGATATCTTCTATTTTCTCTCTTTCGCCCAAGCTCACTCTCTCCAATATAAATATCTTAATTCAATATATGTTTATGCCCATAATTTTGCAACTAAAACCTTTATTTTTTTTATATGCCCTGAACCCATTATTTCTTTTCAATATATAAAAAACTTTCCTTAATCTTAGCACACTTTTTCTTCATATAATTTAATGTACACAGAACAAAATGACTTCCAAAAATATTCTGCTGAACTTTGTTCTGCCTATTTTTTTATAAAACTTTCCAATATTAGTCAAGTATTTGGACTTTAACACATAGAATATTACTATGACATAGTATGCTTTTATAAATAGACTTTTGTCTAGAAAGGAGTCATATAGAAATGAGTGAATTTAATCAAAGTAATCAAGACACTAGTTTTGATATAAATAAATTATTAAATATGCTTCCTAAAGAATCACCTACTCCATCCCCTCCCAAATATCTTGCTCAAGCATCTGCTTTGGACCAAGTAACCAATAATGAACATATGCAGATTATTAAAGCAGCTATTCCATTTTTAGAACATAATATGCAAAAACAGTTGGCAATAATGGTCAAATTTTTAGAACTTAAAAATACTTTTAACTTATATAATAATGACAATTATAAGCAAGTAGAACAACTAAATCTGGGTAGCAACAACCGTGAAGCTATGTTAAGCAATATACGATCAGTCTGTTCTGATTGCAATAAAAACTTAGTTGATATCGTTTTAAACATGTTAAACATCAACAAATTAATGCAGAATTATCAAAGGCTCCAACAAGAAACCTTAAAGAAAGAAGAACCAAAGACTAATGTAAAAGATGAATCGACTGAAACAACTACGTCCAATACCCCCTTTAATTTTAACACCCCGCAACAACAAACACCGCCACCACCATCAGAAAATAAACCTTCAATGGATAATACAATGATAGAAGGTTTAAAAAGTATGCTGTCTCCAGAACAAAGAAATATGGTAGATATGTTTAGTACAATGATGAAAATGAATTCAATAAATAATAATCAAAAGGAGAATGATAAAAATGAGTAGTAATATATTAAATAATGAGGCATTTAGAAATATTGATCCTAGAAAACTTCAGGTTTTAGTAGAAATGTTTAATGAAATGGGATCCAAGCCAACAGACCAAAAAATCCAAGTATTATTTTCTTATGGTATGAAAATGAAGCAAATGGGCCTTCAATTCACTACAAACGAAACCAACTTAATTATGAACTCCTTAAAAGAGGGATTATCTCCTGCTGAAAGAAATAAAATTGATATGATGATTAATATGATGAGTATGTTAAACCAACAAAACTAAAGTCCTAAGACTTTAGTTTATTGGTTTTATTATAATTTATTTAACAACTAAATTAATGATTTTATTAGGCACATAAATCTCTTTTACAATTGATTTGCCTTCTAATTTATTTTCAATAGCTTCTCTTGCTTTTTGTAACACAGAATCTTTATCTTCTTCTAAGCCTATTGTAATGGTTGCTTTTACTTTTCCATTAACTTGTACAGGCATTTCAACAGAGTCATCTTTCATCTTCTCTTCATCATATTCTGGCCAAGATGTATTGAACACACTATCCGTATGACCTGTTATTTCCCAAAGTTCTTCTGCTATATGAGGTGCAAAAGGTGCAATTAAAGTAATAACCTTTTCAATGGTTTCTTTATCTATACCACCTTCTTGTTTTGCTATATCATTTAGTTTGTTTGTATATTCCATAAAACCACTTATTACAGTATTTAAATTAACATTATTTAAACGATTAGTAATTTCATAAATCATCTTATGTCTTATTTTTTCCATTTCTTTCGTTGGTTGCACATTTTTATCTTTGCTATCTATTACTAAATTCCAGAAACGGTTAATAAATCTATATACGCCATCTATCCCTCTATCATCCCATTCTGAATCTAATTCAGGTGGTCCAACAAATAGTTCGTATAATCTTAAAGAGTCACAACCATAATCATTAACCAACTCATCTGGTGATACAACATTACCTTTTGATTTACTCATCTTAGCACCATTTTTACAAATCATCCCTTGATTGAATAAACGTTTAAATGGTTCAGCAAAATCCACTACACCAATGTCATATAAAAACTTAGTATAGAATCTAGCATACAATAAATGTAATACCGCATGCTCAATACCACCAACATACATATCAACTGGTAACCACTCTTTTGCTTTTTCTTTTGACACTAACTCTTTATCATTATGAACATCAACATATCTTAAGAAATACCATGATGACCCTGCCCATTGTGGCATAGTATTGGTTTCTCTTTTTGCATTTTGTCCACAAGTAGGGCAAGTTGTATTCACCCACTCTTCAATAGCTGCTAAAGGTGACTCTCCAGTTCCTGTTGGCTGATATGACTTAACATTTGGCAACTTAACTGGTAATTCTTCTTCTGGAACAGGAACAGCACCGCATTTATCACAGTGAACGATTGGAATAGGCTCTCCCCAATAACGTTGTCTTGAGAATACCCAATCACGCAATTTGTAATTGGTTGTTTTTGTTCCTATTTCATGCTCTTCTAGATAGTTAATGATTGCTTCTTTTGCTTTTGAAGCTTTCATGCCATCAAAAACACCTGAATTAATCATAATACCATCTTCTGTATAAGCTTCTTTTAATTCTTTATTAACATCATCTTCTTCTTTAGCAATAACTTGTGTTATTTTCAACTCAAATTTCTTAGCGAAATCAAAATCTCTTTCATCATGGGCAGGCACACACATAATAGCCCCTGTACCGTAATCTGCTAAAACATAGTCAGAAATCCAAATAGGCAATTTTTCCCCGTTTAATGGATTAATGGCATAACTTCCTGTAAATACACCTGTTTTTTCTTTATCTTGCATTCTATCTACTGAAGATTTTAACGAAGCTTTAAACACATAATCTTCTACTGATTCTTTTTGATCATCTGTTGCAATTTTATTCACTAAATGGTGTTCTGGTGCTAAAACCATAAAAGTTGCACCAAATAAAGTATCTGGTCTTGTAGTAAATACTTTTATTTTTTCTTCATTATTATCCACGTCAAAATCAATTTCTGCACCAAAACTTTTACCAATCCAGTCTGATTGCATCTTCTTAACTTTTTCTGGCCAATCTAATTGGTCCAAATCAGTTAACAATCTCTCAGCATATGCCGTTATTTTTAACATCCATTGTCTAAGATTTTTCTTTGTAACATCAGATCCACAACGTTCACATTCACCATTAACTACTTCTTCATTTGCAAGACCTGTTTTACAATCAGGACACCAGTTTATTGGCATTTCTTTTTCATAAGCCAATCCTTCTTTAAACATCTTTACAAAAATCCATTGGGTCCATTTATAATAATTAGGATCTGTTGTATTAATTTCTTTATCCCAATCATAAATAGCACTAATTTCTTTTAACTGTCTCTTAAAATTCTCAACATTCTCAGCTGTAGCAATTGCTGGATGAACCCCTTGGGTTATAGCATAATTCTCAGCTGGTAAACCAAATGCATCCCACCCCATCGGATGTAGCACATAATACCCTTGAAGTAATTTGTATCTACTCCAAACATCACTTAAAACATAACCTCTCCAGTGACCAACATGCAATCCACTTCCAGATGGATAAGGAAACATGTCCAAACAATAATACTTTGGCTTATCTTCTGTTTCTACATTAACTGGGTTCTTATCCCAATTATCACGCCATTTTTTCTCAATCTCTTTATGATTATACGTAAAACTCATAGTAACCTCCTAAGTATGTTCTTTTTGAATTTTGGTGTTTTAACTCTGGTTTAATTTTATTCTGGCGAAGCCACTAACGCGGCATCCGACGCTACGTTTAATAAACCTTTTGAAATACAAAAAAACTTTTCATCTCTAAATAAATAGAGACGAAAAGTTAACTTCCGCGGTACCACTCTAATTTACCCTGCAAAAATAGACTATAGTCTAGTAATGACAGAATACCCTTAATACTTATAACGGCAAGTTACCGCCTTAACCTACTAAGTTTCAGCTAAAGGACTCCAAGGCGAGTTCAACAAAGTTCAATACTGTTTTACACCAACCAACAGCTCTCTAAAATCGACCTACTGTTTACTACTCCTTTTCCCAGTCTTTCCCTTATAATACTAAAAGCATTCTATCATATTAAAATATCCTGGTCAAGACCTTTTAAATTTAAAAAGCCTTCTATATTAAGCTTCTTTTTTACTTTCTTCTATTACCTTCTCTTGAACATCTGAAGGCGCTTGCTCATATCTTTCAAATTTCATTGTAAATGTCCCACGTCCTTGAGTCATGGAACGTAAATCTGTAGAATAACCGAACATTTCTGCCATAGGAACTTCTCCTTGAATTTCCTGCTTTCCATTCATTGGAAGCATTCCTAAAACTCTACCACGTCTTTTATTTAAGTCACCAATTATATCGCCCATATATACATCTGGCACTAAAATTTTAACACTTGCAATGGGCTCAAGTAAAACTGGCTTTGCCTCCTGAAACCCTTTTTTAAATGCCACAGTTGTAGCAATTTTAAAAGCCATCTCAGAAGAATCAACTGGATGATAACTTCCATCCACTAATGTTGCTTTTACACCAACAACTGGATAGCCTGCTAACACGCCTCTTTGAACAGATTCTTGTAAGCCTTTTTCCACTGCTGGAAAGTAATTTTTAGGTACTGAACCGCCAAATACCTTTTCTTCAAAAATATATGGATGTTCCAAGTCCCCTGATGGCTCAAATTCAATGTGTACATCTCCATATTGACCGTGCCCACCTGATTGTTTTTTATGTTTACCTTGAACTTTAACTTTTCCTTTAATGGTCTCTCTATAAGCCACTCTCGGCTTTACTAAATCAACCTCTACTTTAAACTTACTTGATAATTTACTAACAATTACATCTAAATGTTGGTCTCCTGTACCGTATAATAATTCTTGATGATTTTCAGGATCCATTACAACTTTGATTGTTGGATCTTCTTCCATTAACTTTTGTAATCCAACAGATATTTTTTCCTCATCACCTTTGGTTTTAGGAACAATAGCCATTACGGCTAATGATTCTGGATAATTAATGGCCTCTAATAAAACGGGATTCTTTTTATCACATAAGGTATTGCCTGTTGAAGAATTGCTTAACTTTACTGCTCCAATATCCCCTGGAACAAGCTGTTTTACTTCAATTTGTTCCTTACCTCTTAAACAAAAGAGATGTGAAACTTTTTCATCTATATCCTTATTAGCATTATATACCATTGAATCAGACTTAAATACGCCTGAATAAACTCTAAACAATGATAATTTCCCAATATAAGGGTCTACTATCGTTTTAAAAATAAAAGCAGATAAGGGTTGCTCTTCCCCACATATAACTTCTATTTCTTCTAAAGTTTCTGGATTTTTCCCTATAACAAAAGGATGTTCTTCCTTTGGATATGGCATATACTTTACTATTGAACTTAACAAAACTTGAACGCCTGTATTATTCATTCCTGATCCACATAGTATAGGTACAATTTCTCCATCAACGACGCCTTTGTGTAAGGCAGATTGGATTTCTTCTAATGTAAATTCTTCTTGTGCAAAATACTTTTCCATAAGCTCGTCACTTGTTTCAGCAACTGCTTCAAGAATCATTTCTCTAATGGGTTCTATTTCATCTATTAAATCATTAGGTATGGGGCAGGTTTCTACATGGTCTTTAACAAATTTTCTTCCTTCCATTTTTGTTACATTTACAAATCCAACAAATTTACCTTCATCTCTTATGGGTATATGAAATGGCGCAATTCTTTTACCATACAATTCTTTCAAACTATCAATTACATCGTACAAATTAGCTTGCTCATCATCCATATCCGTTACAAAAAACATTTTAGGAATATTCATTTCTTCAACATATTCCCAAGCTTTTTCTGTACCTACTTCTACACCTGATTTTCCTGATATTACAATGATTGCTCCATCTGCTACTCGAATAGCTTCTTTAACTTCTCCTGCAAAATCAAAACATCCAGGTGTATCTAAAACATTAATTTTACACCCTTCCCATTCTACAGGTATAATAGAAGTTCCTATTGAAATTTTTCGTTTCATCTCCTCTTTGTCAAAATCACTAATGGTATTGCCTTCTTCTACCCTTCCTTGACGGTTAATAGCACCTGTTACAAATGCCATTGCATCAACAAGATTCGTTTTTCCACATCCACCATGACCAAGAATAACAATGTTTCTAATTTGATCTGAAGAATAAACATTCATATTACTTCCTCCAATCTAAGATAATTTTATACTTAACTAGTTGGAACATTTTATGTTAAATTAAAGTAATTAAATGCAAATCATAAGTATTGTATTATATTACCTCCGATTGTATACAACTTTTTAATAAAATTTCAGAATTGGTTGTACAATTATTTATTAAAAAGGTCATATAAATCAATCTTCAATAATTAAATCACTTATATTATATATTCTACTAAAAACAGTTCTATACATCAACTCTTTTGTGAAATTTATTACTGTTAATTAATATTACTTTGATTTATACATATATTTTTACCTAAATTTTGACTATATAATCTCTTTTGACATTAAAATTTCTTAATTACGTTGACTTTTAGACTTTAACGCATTATAGTATTGACATGCCTTTTTTATACGTGTAAAATGTTAGAAAGAATAGCTGTACTAGATTATATTAAATACTATAGTATATTAGTGAAAGGATTTGTGTTATGATTAAATGCAGAAAATCTATTGAAACTTTAAGACCATACATACCTGGGAAACCTATCGATGATGTAAAAGAAGAATACGGACTAGAAGAAGTTATTAAATTAGCTTCTAATGAAAATCCTCTAGGTTGCTCAGAAAAAGCAAAGGAAGCAATTATTAAATCTCTTGAAGATGTAGCCATCTACCCTGATGGTAATGCTACAAAATTAAGAAAAACTTTGTCAAACCATTTTAATATTAAAGATGAGCAAATTATTTTTGGTGCAGGTTCAGATGAACTTATAACTTTCATCACTCAGGTATTTATTGGAGAAGGAGACGAAGCAATTACTTGTACGCCTAGTTTTCCCAGATATGCATCTGCTGTAAAATTAATGGGTGGAACTATTATAGAAGTACCTCTTAAAGATTTCACTTTTGACTTAGATGGTATTTTAGATTCTATTACAGAACATACTAAGGTCATATTTATTGCCAATCCAAATAATCCAACTGGAACCATTATAACCAAAAAACAACAACTTGATTTTATTAAAAAGGTACCTAAAAATATATTATTAGTAATGGATGAAGCCTATTCTGAGTATATTGAAGATGAGAGTTTTCCTAACACACTTCCTTTATTAGCAGAATATGAAAATATTATATTATTAAAAACATTCTCCAAGGCTTATGGGTTAGCATCACTGCGTGTAGGTTATGGCATTGCAAAAGAACCAGTTATTGAATTGCTAAATAGAGTAAGAGGACCATTCAATCTTACTTCAGCAGCTCAAGAAGCAGCCATTGCTAGCTTGAATGATAAAGCTTTTTTAGAGAAATCCATAACCCTTAATAATACAATAAAAGAATGGACCTACAATAAATGTAGAACACTAGGTTTAGAGTATATTCCTACTTTTGGTAATTTTATTATGATCAATATTAAGATAGATACATTAGACACATTTAAAAAACTACAATCAAAAGGTGTAATTATTAGACCTGGCTGTTTCCTTGGCTTAGAGGGATGGTTACGTGTTACTCTTGGCACTCAAGAACAAATGGAATTTTTCTTTACTGAATTAACAGAATTACTTGTTTAAATAAGTTTAAATTTTAAAAGTGGCTTAGCCACTTTTATCTATATATAAGGAGTGAGCTCTATGATTATTGTAATGAAACAACACGCAAAAGACGAAGCTATTAAGAGCGCTATATCTCGTATAGAATCTAAAGGATTACAAACAAATCTATCAAAGGGTTCTGAAGTTACTATAATTGGCGTAATTGGAGATAAATCACAACTAAGTGATTGTAATGTGGAGTTATGGGATGGCGTTGAAAAAATCGTTATTGTTACAGAATCCTATAAACTGGCTAATAAAAAATTCAATCCTAATCCTTCTGTCATTAAAGTTGGTAATACCTCTATTGGAGGAGATGAACTTGCTATAATGGCAGGACCTTGTGCCATTGAAAGTGAAGAACAACTTCTCCAAACAGCACACGCCATAAAAAAAGCTGGAGCAACCATTCTAAGAGGTGGTGCATTTAAACCAAGGACTTCTCCTTACTCATTCCAAGGCCTTGAAGAACAAGGCTTACAATTTATGGCTACAGCAAGACAAGAAACCGGTTTAGCCGTAGTTTGCGAAGTTACAAGTCTTAAATCTGTTGAATCTGCTGTTAAATATGTAGATATGTTACAAATTGGTGCGAGAAATATGCAAAACTTCTATTTATTAAAAGAAGTAGGTAAAACAAACTTACCAGTATTACTAAAAAGAGGTTTGGCAGCTACAATTGATGAATGGTTAAATGCTGCAGAATATATCATGAGTGAAGGCAATAGAAATGTCATATTATGCGAAAGAGGCATTCGTACTTTTGAGACTGCAACAAGAAATACTTTAGATATAAGTGCAGTTCCTGTTATCAAAGAAAAAAGTCATCTACCAATTATCGTCGATCCTAGTCATGCTACAGGTGTAAAAGATTATGTAGCACCTTTATCAAAATCTTCTATTGCAGCAGGAGCAGATGGTTTAATGATTGAAGTTCATCCAGATCCGGCAACTGCATTATCTGATGGTCCTCAATCTTTAACCTTCGATTCTTTCGAAGCTCTATGCAAGGAATTAAAGCCTTATGCTGAACTTTCAGGAAAAAAACTTTATATCAATTAAAAACATAGGTATTATAGGTTTAGGTTTAATAGGTGGGTCTTTAGCAAAAACAATACGTTTTAAGAACCTGCCTATTAACATATATGCCTATGATGCAGATGTAGACACTCTAAAAGAAGCAAAAGATGAAGGTATAATAGATGATTATTTCGATGACATTAATAGTAGGTTTCAAGAATTAGACATTATTTTTTTATGTGCTCCAGTCCAATATAATAACGAAGTATTATCAATCCTTAAAAACTGTATTTCTGACACAACCATTTTAACAGATGTTGGTAGTGTTAAAGGAATGATTCATAGTTCCATTATTGAAATGGATTTAGAGAAATATTTCATTGGCGGCCACCCAATGGCAGGATCAGAAAAATCTGGGTATAATGCATCCACTAATATTTTATTAGAAAATGCATACTATGTACTAACACCCACTTCTTCTGTATCCGAAGATAAAATAAAAAAATTATATGATTTAGTAGAAGCTTTTGGTTCAATCCCAGTCATTATAAATTGGGAAGACCATGACTATGCTACTGCCGCTATTAGCCATGTGCCACATATAATAGCGTCTAGTTTAGTAAATCTAGTTAAACTCTTAGATGACAAGGGTCTTATGAAACAATTAGCAGCTGGTGGTTTTAAAGATTTAACAAGAATAGCTTCTTCCTCTCCAAGTTTATGGAAGCAAATTACCTTATCCAATAAAGATAAGATATTGCAAATTATATCAGAATATATTAAGATATTAGAACAGTTTAAGGTTATGTTAGATACTGATGATACCAACTATATCTTTAATTTTTTTGATGAAGCTAATGATTACAGATCAGAGTTTTTAGATCCATCCTTGGGCAGTATAAAAAAATCTTATGAAATTATGGTAGATATTCCGGATGAATTAGGAATCATTGCAAAAATCGCTACTTTATTAAGCAATCATAATATCAGTATAAAAAACATAGGAATTGTTCATAACCGTGAATATGAACAAGGTGTATTGAAAATTGTTTTTTACGATGAAAAAAGTCAATTAAAAAGTATAGATATCTTAAAATTACTTAATTATACAATTTATCTACGTTAGGAGGTACTAATTTGATTATCAATCCAATTAGCAAAATATCTGGTGAATTATCTGTACCAGGAGATAAATCTATTTCTCATAGAGCAATAATGTTCAGTTCCTTATCTGATGGTAAAAGCATTATCCGTAACTTTTTACAAGGTGATGACTGTTTATCAACTATACGATGTTTTAAACAACTAGGCATCAATATTATAATTAATAACGATGTTGTTGAAGTTGAAGGAAATGGTCTTCATGGGTTAAAACCATCTGTTGATATTTTAGATGTTGGCAATAGCGGCACAACATTAAGGCTTATGACAGGCATTTTGTCTGCACAAGCCTTTGATTCAATGGTTACTGGCGATTCATCAATTCAAAAACGCCCTATGAAAAGAGTTATGGATCCATTGTCAAAAATGGGAGCAAAAATTGAAAGCATCAATAATAATGGGTGTGCACCATTAAAAATAACAGGCCAACCATTAAAGGGCATAACTTATGAATCTCCTGTATCATCAGCTCAAGTAAAATCTTCAATTTTATTAGCTGGTTTGTATGCTGATGGTAAAACAACTGTTATTGAACCTGCTCCATCTAGGAATCATACCGAAATTATGTTAGAATATTACGGTGGTACAATTACTACAAAGGACTTAGAAACTACAGTAGAGCCAGTTAATCAGCTAAAAGCTCAAGAAATCATTGTACCTGGTGATATTTCTTCAGCTGCCTTTTTAATAACAGCTGCATTAATTGTTCCTAATTCACGTATACTTATTAAAAATGTAGGTATTAACCCAACTAGAAATGGTATATTAGAGGTCTATCGACGAATGAATGCTAATATACAGATTCTAAATGAACGATTAGAAAACGGGGAACCTGTAGCAGATATATTAGCTGAAACTAGTACATTAAAAGGTATTGTTCTTGAAGGAGATATTATACCAAATATTATTGATGAAATACCAATTATATCTGTTGCTGCTGCATATGCAGATGGTCAAACCATTGTTAAAAATGCAGAAGAGTTAAAAGTTAAAGAATCTAATAGAATTGATGCTATGGTGGAAAACTTATCAAAAATGAATGTTGATATTGTTGCTACAGATGATGGCATGATTATAAATGGCAATAACAAATTAAAAGGGGCAACTGTTGAAAGTTACCATGACCACAGAATTGCCATGTCTCTAGCCATTGCAACCTTATCTGCTAGTGGTTCAACAACGATTAATGATAGTGACTGTATAGCCATCTCTTACCCAGGATTTTTTAATGATTTAGAGAAATTATCTAAGTAAACTAAATTTATTAATTGTACACTTATTCCATTTGGAGGTAATTTAATGATTAAAACAACTATTGTTGGTCTAGGAGATAGTTTAACTTCAGGTTACGGAATGATAGGTGGGGATAATTATATTAACAGATTAGAAAAATACTTACCTAAGTACTATCCTTCAATATTATGGAGTATCCATAATATTAGCAAAGTTGGTATTACCACTCGCGAGGGATTGGATTTATTAAAAGATAAGATTTTACCACTTAAACCAAATATTGTTATGATTATGTTAGGCACTAATGATATTTCATTAGATAATGCAATGCACCGAACTATTGATGAATTTGAAAAAAACACACAGAATATGTTAGAACTTATTTCTGAATTTAATAATAGAACTGGATTAAACAATTGTGTTCCAATACCTTTTTTAATAACACCTCCTTGTATTATTAAAGAAGATCTAAATTCTGACAAATCAAATAATCGATTGCATCAATATGTACATATTACAAAACAATTAGGTAACACTTATTCTTGTCCTGTAATCGACTTTTTCTCAATTACCTGTAACACGCCTTCTAAGGCATTGTTATTCCAAGAAGATGGCATTCACTTATCAAAAGCAGGTTACGATTTGCTTTATGATACTGTTTTTGGTGAGTTTACTAAATTAATTAATTATGAAGGATTACTTAAAGATAGAGAACAAAAAAGGGCATAGCCCTTTTTTTGTTCTCTATCTTTACAAAATCATCATAGCATCACCGAAGCTATAAAATCTATATTTATTTTCAATAGCAACTTGATAGGCTCCCATTACATTTTCTTTTCCTGCTAATGCAGATACTAACATTATTAATGTTGACTCCGGTAAATGGAAATTTGTTATCAATGCATCAACCATTTTATATTTATATCCAGGATAAATAAATATATCTGTCCATCCTTTGGATTCATTAATTGTACCATTGTCATTTGCAACGGTTTCAAGTGTTCTACAACTTGTTGTCCCAACAGCAATGACTCTTCCACCCTTTGCCTTGGCATTATTTATCTTACTTGCCTCTTCTTCTGTAATCCAATAAAATTCAGAATGCATATCATGTTCCTCAATATTGTCTACTTTTACAGGTCTAAAAGTTCCAATCCCTACATGTAAAGTTATATATGCAATTTCTACACCTTTACCTTTAATTTTCTCTAATAATTCATTGGTAAAATGCAGCCCTGCTGTGGGTGCAGCTGCTGACCCTGCATGTTTTGCGTACACCGTCTGATATCTGTCCTTATCTTCCAGTTGGTGGGATATATATGGGGGTAAAGGCATTTCTCCTAACTCATCAAGAATTTGTTCAAAAATACCTTTGTATTCAAACTGAATAATCCTATTGCCATTTTCTAGTTTCTCTAAAATATTGGCAATTAATAAACCTTCACCAAATATTATTCTCTCACCAATAACAACTTTTTTCCCTGGTTTAACCATTACTTCCCATTGATCATTTTCTTGTCTATTTAAAAGTAAAAACTCAATTTTTGCCCCTGTTTTCTCTCTAATACCTATTAGCCTTGC comes from Natranaerovirga pectinivora and encodes:
- the leuS gene encoding leucine--tRNA ligase, with product MSFTYNHKEIEKKWRDNWDKNPVNVETEDKPKYYCLDMFPYPSGSGLHVGHWRGYVLSDVWSRYKLLQGYYVLHPMGWDAFGLPAENYAITQGVHPAIATAENVENFKRQLKEISAIYDWDKEINTTDPNYYKWTQWIFVKMFKEGLAYEKEMPINWCPDCKTGLANEEVVNGECERCGSDVTKKNLRQWMLKITAYAERLLTDLDQLDWPEKVKKMQSDWIGKSFGAEIDFDVDNNEEKIKVFTTRPDTLFGATFMVLAPEHHLVNKIATDDQKESVEDYVFKASLKSSVDRMQDKEKTGVFTGSYAINPLNGEKLPIWISDYVLADYGTGAIMCVPAHDERDFDFAKKFELKITQVIAKEEDDVNKELKEAYTEDGIMINSGVFDGMKASKAKEAIINYLEEHEIGTKTTNYKLRDWVFSRQRYWGEPIPIVHCDKCGAVPVPEEELPVKLPNVKSYQPTGTGESPLAAIEEWVNTTCPTCGQNAKRETNTMPQWAGSSWYFLRYVDVHNDKELVSKEKAKEWLPVDMYVGGIEHAVLHLLYARFYTKFLYDIGVVDFAEPFKRLFNQGMICKNGAKMSKSKGNVVSPDELVNDYGCDSLRLYELFVGPPELDSEWDDRGIDGVYRFINRFWNLVIDSKDKNVQPTKEMEKIRHKMIYEITNRLNNVNLNTVISGFMEYTNKLNDIAKQEGGIDKETIEKVITLIAPFAPHIAEELWEITGHTDSVFNTSWPEYDEEKMKDDSVEMPVQVNGKVKATITIGLEEDKDSVLQKAREAIENKLEGKSIVKEIYVPNKIINLVVK
- the aroF gene encoding 3-deoxy-7-phosphoheptulonate synthase produces the protein MIIVMKQHAKDEAIKSAISRIESKGLQTNLSKGSEVTIIGVIGDKSQLSDCNVELWDGVEKIVIVTESYKLANKKFNPNPSVIKVGNTSIGGDELAIMAGPCAIESEEQLLQTAHAIKKAGATILRGGAFKPRTSPYSFQGLEEQGLQFMATARQETGLAVVCEVTSLKSVESAVKYVDMLQIGARNMQNFYLLKEVGKTNLPVLLKRGLAATIDEWLNAAEYIMSEGNRNVILCERGIRTFETATRNTLDISAVPVIKEKSHLPIIVDPSHATGVKDYVAPLSKSSIAAGADGLMIEVHPDPATALSDGPQSLTFDSFEALCKELKPYAELSGKKLYIN
- the hisC gene encoding histidinol-phosphate transaminase; this encodes MIKCRKSIETLRPYIPGKPIDDVKEEYGLEEVIKLASNENPLGCSEKAKEAIIKSLEDVAIYPDGNATKLRKTLSNHFNIKDEQIIFGAGSDELITFITQVFIGEGDEAITCTPSFPRYASAVKLMGGTIIEVPLKDFTFDLDGILDSITEHTKVIFIANPNNPTGTIITKKQQLDFIKKVPKNILLVMDEAYSEYIEDESFPNTLPLLAEYENIILLKTFSKAYGLASLRVGYGIAKEPVIELLNRVRGPFNLTSAAQEAAIASLNDKAFLEKSITLNNTIKEWTYNKCRTLGLEYIPTFGNFIMINIKIDTLDTFKKLQSKGVIIRPGCFLGLEGWLRVTLGTQEQMEFFFTELTELLV
- the fusA gene encoding elongation factor G, translating into MNVYSSDQIRNIVILGHGGCGKTNLVDAMAFVTGAINRQGRVEEGNTISDFDKEEMKRKISIGTSIIPVEWEGCKINVLDTPGCFDFAGEVKEAIRVADGAIIVISGKSGVEVGTEKAWEYVEEMNIPKMFFVTDMDDEQANLYDVIDSLKELYGKRIAPFHIPIRDEGKFVGFVNVTKMEGRKFVKDHVETCPIPNDLIDEIEPIREMILEAVAETSDELMEKYFAQEEFTLEEIQSALHKGVVDGEIVPILCGSGMNNTGVQVLLSSIVKYMPYPKEEHPFVIGKNPETLEEIEVICGEEQPLSAFIFKTIVDPYIGKLSLFRVYSGVFKSDSMVYNANKDIDEKVSHLFCLRGKEQIEVKQLVPGDIGAVKLSNSSTGNTLCDKKNPVLLEAINYPESLAVMAIVPKTKGDEEKISVGLQKLMEEDPTIKVVMDPENHQELLYGTGDQHLDVIVSKLSSKFKVEVDLVKPRVAYRETIKGKVKVQGKHKKQSGGHGQYGDVHIEFEPSGDLEHPYIFEEKVFGGSVPKNYFPAVEKGLQESVQRGVLAGYPVVGVKATLVDGSYHPVDSSEMAFKIATTVAFKKGFQEAKPVLLEPIASVKILVPDVYMGDIIGDLNKRRGRVLGMLPMNGKQEIQGEVPMAEMFGYSTDLRSMTQGRGTFTMKFERYEQAPSDVQEKVIEESKKEA